The Melioribacteraceae bacterium 4301-Me genome has a window encoding:
- a CDS encoding TonB-dependent receptor domain-containing protein has translation MFRKIISLMSFILLFASVVLAQTGRISGTVIDQQTGEPLVGTNVIVMGTNYGSTTDANGNFLITQVPVGVYDVRASYIGYQTVTIQNIRVVSGLTAEVNFKLPSSDIVTSEVVIVSQRPLIEKSATNAVRIVSAEDLTALPVRSLNDYVAIQPGVVRQNGMTFIRGSRPDETGYILEGADIKNILNRNGGFLVTSTPDALQEVLVQAGGFTAEYGNANAGIIQQDFKTGTDKYHFSLRLETDNFGNYPGDQFLDTYSYGYSDYTFTVSGPVTNKLKLFLSGENYFIRDYSPMFFDANPLYYSDGARFDNTKVYDSGIYGGKTTEGQILTWSGGNIPGRFQNRYTLNGTALLDMKPLIVRLAGAYTWQRTRTNDPNVINLFDTQRLPINDATNLLLNLKANYFISAHSYLEANVNFFDQRGKTYDPYFEDNFPAYSDSLLGVQYGWTYYNRFSSPVAYDFYGFPFNRPGAVLTGYSKSQNNYIGGSIAYTAQVSNHELKIGGSFQRWTVRSWANGAPATFLSTILQQPDKANNPDSLLQLIGSSLYFNFNNYGYDPLGRETDAYPFGPKHPVIAAGYVQDKLELSDLIINAGLRFDYIDMDTWKWVNPLLPVVNRKDNSIPQDQLTSSTKYSYISPRLGFSFPVTDQTVFHLQYGKFIQSPSLDQAYRGIYQSAAILTGSNLFTNPIAYDPEPIRTTQYEIGFSQQFTDFAAFDLTAFYKDIKGQLQYGYVYTLPGAPRAQYAVFQNQDFSTTKGIELSLKIRRVERIRAEINYTFSDASGTNSFSNSAIGSLEVNKNAPTVLLPLDYNQTHRGAVMLDYRWGKDDGGPILEQLGFNLLFTFNSGHPFTFAEWPGLGQSQAWTGGLIPATDTRGRRPIGPPNSSTTPWVYNLDLRVDKTVSIFNLDVNFYVYVQNLLNTKNVINVYDFTGNAFDDGFLNSADGQQIISQSRYTERFADLYNALNLTNRQHILNVKGVDLFGTPRQLRVGAFINF, from the coding sequence ATGTTTCGAAAAATTATTTCGTTAATGAGTTTTATTTTACTATTTGCATCGGTTGTGCTGGCTCAAACAGGTAGAATTTCTGGAACTGTTATAGACCAGCAAACAGGTGAACCTTTAGTTGGTACAAACGTTATTGTTATGGGTACCAACTATGGCTCAACTACCGATGCTAATGGTAACTTTTTAATAACTCAAGTACCTGTTGGTGTTTACGATGTGAGAGCTTCTTACATCGGGTATCAGACAGTTACTATTCAAAATATAAGAGTAGTTTCTGGCTTAACTGCAGAGGTTAATTTTAAACTCCCTTCAAGTGATATTGTAACTTCTGAAGTCGTTATTGTCTCTCAAAGACCTCTAATAGAAAAAAGCGCAACTAATGCTGTAAGAATTGTCAGCGCTGAGGATTTAACTGCACTGCCTGTTAGAAGTCTTAATGACTATGTTGCTATACAACCTGGTGTTGTTAGACAAAATGGTATGACTTTTATACGAGGAAGTAGACCTGATGAAACTGGATACATACTCGAAGGTGCTGATATTAAAAATATATTAAATAGAAATGGAGGCTTCCTTGTTACTTCTACTCCAGATGCTTTACAGGAAGTTTTAGTACAAGCTGGCGGCTTTACTGCCGAATATGGCAATGCAAACGCTGGTATTATACAGCAAGACTTTAAAACCGGAACCGATAAGTACCATTTTTCTTTAAGATTGGAAACTGACAATTTTGGCAATTATCCGGGCGATCAATTCCTTGATACTTATTCTTATGGATACTCAGATTACACTTTTACTGTAAGCGGACCGGTTACAAACAAATTAAAACTCTTTTTATCCGGTGAAAATTATTTTATTAGAGATTACTCACCTATGTTCTTTGATGCTAACCCACTTTATTATTCAGATGGTGCTAGGTTCGACAATACTAAAGTTTATGACTCTGGAATTTATGGAGGTAAAACTACAGAAGGTCAAATATTGACATGGTCGGGTGGTAATATACCAGGCAGATTTCAAAATCGTTATACACTTAATGGAACTGCTCTGTTGGATATGAAGCCCTTAATTGTTAGATTAGCTGGTGCATATACTTGGCAGAGAACGAGGACTAATGATCCTAACGTTATAAATTTATTTGATACACAAAGATTACCTATTAATGATGCTACAAATTTGTTGTTGAACTTAAAGGCAAATTATTTTATTAGTGCTCATTCTTACTTAGAAGCCAATGTTAATTTCTTCGACCAAAGAGGAAAAACTTATGACCCATATTTTGAAGATAATTTTCCTGCATATAGTGATAGTTTGTTAGGAGTTCAATATGGGTGGACTTATTATAATCGCTTCTCTTCACCAGTTGCTTATGACTTCTATGGATTTCCATTTAATAGACCGGGTGCAGTATTAACAGGTTACTCAAAGAGCCAAAACAATTATATCGGAGGTTCAATTGCTTATACAGCACAAGTTTCGAATCATGAATTAAAAATTGGCGGGTCATTTCAACGGTGGACAGTAAGAAGCTGGGCTAATGGTGCTCCTGCAACTTTTTTATCCACAATATTGCAACAGCCTGATAAGGCTAATAATCCAGATTCTTTACTTCAGTTAATTGGTTCTTCGTTGTATTTTAATTTTAATAATTATGGATATGACCCACTAGGAAGAGAAACAGATGCATATCCATTTGGACCAAAACACCCTGTTATTGCTGCAGGTTATGTCCAAGATAAGCTTGAGCTAAGTGATTTGATTATTAATGCCGGCTTACGATTTGACTACATTGATATGGATACATGGAAATGGGTTAATCCTTTATTGCCTGTAGTTAATAGAAAAGATAATTCTATCCCTCAAGATCAACTTACTTCTAGCACTAAATACAGCTACATTTCTCCTAGGCTTGGATTTTCATTCCCTGTTACTGATCAGACAGTATTTCATTTACAATACGGTAAATTTATCCAATCGCCTAGCTTAGATCAGGCCTATAGAGGTATTTATCAGTCAGCGGCTATCTTGACAGGAAGTAACTTATTTACAAACCCTATTGCTTATGATCCAGAGCCAATTAGAACTACTCAATATGAAATTGGTTTTTCACAACAGTTTACAGATTTTGCTGCGTTTGATTTAACTGCGTTTTATAAAGACATAAAAGGACAGCTACAGTATGGTTATGTTTATACATTACCAGGCGCCCCAAGAGCACAATACGCTGTATTTCAAAACCAAGACTTTTCAACAACTAAAGGTATTGAGTTAAGTCTGAAAATTAGAAGAGTTGAAAGAATAAGAGCGGAAATTAATTACACTTTCTCGGATGCTTCTGGTACTAACTCGTTTTCCAATAGTGCTATTGGTTCGTTGGAAGTAAATAAAAATGCGCCTACAGTTCTTTTACCACTTGACTATAATCAAACTCACAGAGGCGCAGTAATGCTGGATTACAGATGGGGTAAAGATGACGGTGGACCAATTCTTGAACAGCTTGGTTTTAATTTATTATTTACATTTAATAGCGGTCATCCATTTACTTTTGCTGAATGGCCAGGCTTAGGTCAAAGTCAAGCTTGGACTGGCGGCTTAATACCTGCAACTGATACGAGAGGAAGAAGACCAATAGGACCGCCAAATTCTTCTACAACCCCTTGGGTATATAACCTTGACCTAAGAGTAGACAAAACTGTTTCCATATTTAATTTGGATGTTAATTTCTATGTTTACGTCCAAAACTTATTAAATACCAAAAATGTAATAAATGTTTATGACTTTACAGGCAATGCATTCGATGATGGGTTCTTAAATTCTGCTGATGGTCAACAAATTATATCACAAAGCAGATATACTGAAAGATTTGCCGATTTGTATAATGCCCTGAATCTTACAAATAGACAGCATATACTAAATGTGAAAGGTGTGGATTTATTTGGTACACCACGACAATTACGTGTCGGTGCGTTTATTAATTTTTAA